A genomic window from Diospyros lotus cultivar Yz01 chromosome 2, ASM1463336v1, whole genome shotgun sequence includes:
- the LOC127794085 gene encoding receptor kinase-like protein Xa21, producing MDFIPSLINCTNLLQLGVENNQLKGSLPKSIGNLSATISALGFNLNHIYGEIPSEISHLAGLTMLDLAKNEFHGRIPYSIGNLQNLQKLSLDSNWLEGDVPNTIGNLSSLIHFYLGENRLQGKVPVTIGNCQRLLVLDLSFNNLTGAIPRELFGILALSISLNLAGNHFSGPLPLEVGNLKNLAELDVSQNDFSGELPTTLGSCNSLVALFLQGNSFRGCVPSSLQSLRGLSNLDLSQNNLSGKIPKYLAKFSLNNLNLSFNDFEGEVPIEGVFSNATAILVLGNPRLCGGVPELHLPTCTMKQSKKHRTSLRIILLVSILSVAIVAVVVSETIFCCSKKKNKDLTFDSSSMNAFDRISYNRLLKATEGFSSTYLIGTGSSGSVYKAILGETTIAVKVLNLQRQGVSRSFTAECEALGRIRHRNLIKILTFCSSVDFQGNDFKAIVYEFMPRGSLERWLHPNPEIENQQDNQAVGLNLLQRINIAIDVASALDYLHRHCHTPIIHCDLKPSNILLDADMVAHVGDFGLARLMLEMNPNQSSSVGVKGTIGYAAPEYGLGSEVSRDGDVYSFGILLLEMMTCKRPTESMFEAGLNLHTFAKMAIPDHVMDIVDPKLECNDEEEVIALTSNQRRQATTRSGNGCNKNDCLIRMIKIGVACSMESPQDRLDVSNVVRELNITRDIFQERRKKP from the exons ATGGATTTTATTCCATCTTTGATCAACTGCACAAATTTGCTACAATTGGGCGTTGAAAACAACCAACTAAAAGGATCATTGCCAAAAAGCATCGGGAACCTCTCAGCCACAATATCTGCCTTAGGCTTTAACCTAAACCATATATATGGCGAGATCCCTTCCGAAATAAGCCATCTAGCAGGCCTAACTATGCTAGACCTGGCTAAGAATGAATTCCATGGTAGAATTCCCTACAGTATTGGCAATCTTCAAAACCTACAGAAACTGTCTCTTGATTCCAACTGGCTAGAAGGAGATGTTCCCAATACAATAGGAAACCTCTCATCCTTGATCCATTTTTACTTGGGAGAGAACAGATTGCAAGGAAAAGTTCCTGTGACCATCGGAAACTGCCAACGATTGTTAGTGCTAGATCTTTCTTTCAATAACCTGACAGGAGCCATTCCCAGAGAACTCTTTGGCATTTTAGCTCTTTCAATTTCACTCAACTTAGCAGGGAACCATTTCTCTGGGCCCTTACCCTTAGAAGTTGGCAATCTAAAAAATTTGGCAGAACTGGATGTATCTCAAAATGACTTCTCCGGTGAGCTTCCAACCACGCTTGGTAGTTGCAATAGTCTTGTGGCCCTTTTCCTACAAGGAAACTCCTTTAGAGGATGTGTACCTTCGTCCTTACAGTCCCTTAGAGGTCTTTCAAATTTGGATCTTTCTCAGAACAACTTGTCTGGTAAAATCCCGAAGTACCTGGCGAAATTCTCTTTGAACAATCTAAATTTATCTTTCAACGATTTTGAGGGTGAAGTTCCAATCGAAGGAGTTTTCTCAAATGCAACTGCGATATTAGTCTTGGGAAATCCCAGACTTTGTGGAGGCGTACCTGAATTACACCTACCAACATGCACcatgaaacaatcaaagaaaCATCGAACGTCTCTTAGAATCATCTTGCTGGTCTCTATCCTATCTGTGGCGATTGTAGCTGTTGTGGTATCAGAGACAATATTTTGTTGCTctaagaagaaaaacaaagattTAACTTTTGATTCGTCGTCGATGAACGCATTCGATAGAATATCATACAATCGCCTCCTCAAAGCGACTGAAGGCTTCTCTTCAACGTATTTGATTGGAACGGGTAGTTCTGGATCTGTATACAAAGCAATACTGGGGGAAACAACTATAGCAGTCAAGGTGCTTAACCTTCAACGTCAAGGAGTGTCTAGGAGTTTCACGGCCGAGTGTGAAGCCTTGGGAAGAATCCGACACAGAAATCTAATCAAGATTTTGACTTTTTGCTCAAGTGTTGATTTTCAAggcaacgacttcaaagctataGTTTATGAGTTCATGCCCCGGGGTAGTTTGGAGAGGTGGTTGCATCCAAACCCAGAAATAGAAAACCAGCAAGACAATCAAGCCGTGGGACTTAATCTTCTACAAAGAATAAACATAGCCATTGATGTGGCTTCTGCACTAGATTATCTGCATCGCCACTGCCACACACCAATTATTCATTGTGACCTGAAGCCAAGCAACATTCTTCTTGACGCAGACATGGTTGCCCATGTTGGAGATTTTGGGTTGGCCAGGTTAATGTTAGAAATGAATCCAAATCAAAGCAGTTCAGTGGGCGTGAAAGGAACCATTGGCTATGCAGCTCCAG AATATGGGCTTGGAAGTGAGGTCTCAAGAGATGGGGATGTCTACAGCTTTGGAATCTTGCTATTGGAGATGATGACATGTAAGAGGCCAACCGAATCGATGTTTGAGGCAGGTCTCAATCTCCACACCTTCGCCAAGATGGCCATACCCGACCATGTGATGGACATTGTGGATCCAAAACTTGAGTgcaatgatgaagaagaagtgaTTGCCTTGACTAGCAACCAGAGGAGGCAGGCAACCACCCGCTCAGGAAATGGTTGCAACAAAAATGATTGTTTGATTCGTATGATCAAGATTGGAGTAGCATGTTCCATGGAGTCACCTCAAGATAGGTTAGACGTAAGCAATGTTGTTCGTGAATTGAATATAACCAGGGACATTTTCCAAGAGCGCCGAAAAAAGCCATAA